A single region of the Pelobates fuscus isolate aPelFus1 chromosome 4, aPelFus1.pri, whole genome shotgun sequence genome encodes:
- the SLC30A8 gene encoding proton-coupled zinc antiporter SLC30A8: protein MTGLEKTFLVTDKVTKMYSLTIDSGGQNNFCKEKLQEEEEIPCAITLYHCHNNNSKAYEARQKEQKLAKKKLYIASVICLIFIFAEIAGGYIAGSLAVVTDAAHLLVDLSSFLISLCSLWLSSKPATKRLTFGWFRAEMVGALMSMITIWVVTGVLLYLASERILHPDYTIDGTVMLITSVCALVANLILALILHQKGHGHSHTGGQHEHMVSENEPQTNASIRAAFIHVIGDLFQSISVLTSALIIYFKPQYKIADSICTFIFSIFVLATTFTVLRDVLIVLMEGTPRGINYSAVKQNILAVDGVKSVHSLHLWALTMNQIILSVHVATENLNDSKRILKEVTQSVFDSFPFHSVTIQIESVDEQVPDCMFCYEPTG, encoded by the exons TGGAGGACAGAATAATTTCTGTAAGGAGAAACTacaagaagaggaagagattccCTGTGCGATCACCCTCTACCATTGCCATAACAATAATAGCAAAGCCTATGAAGCCAGGCAGAAGGAACAGAAACTTGCCAAGAAAAAACTCTATATTGCGTCCGTTATATGTCTCATCTTTATATTCGCAGAAATTGCAG GTGGTTATATTGCCGGAAGCCTTGCTGTAGTAACAGACGCAGCCCACCTTTTAGTGGATCTGTCTAGCTTTCTAATCAGCCTTTGTTCTCTCTGGCTATCGTCCAAGCCTGCCACAAAACGACTCACTTTTGGATGGTTCAGAGCAG AAATGGTTGGTGCTTTGATGTCTATGATAACGATTTGGGTGGTAACCGGAGTATTATTATACTTGGCTTCTGAGAGAATACTACACCCAGACTACACCATAGATGGGACAGTGATGCTCATAACCTCAGTGTGCGCCTTAGTGGCTAATTTAAT ACTAGCTTTGATTTTGCATCAGAAAGGGCATGGCCACAGTCACACAGGAGGTCAACATGAGCACATGGTGTCTGAAAATGAGCCTCAGACTAACGCAAGCATACGGGCAGCCTTTATCCATGTCATCGGGGATCTGTTCCAGAGCATCAGCGTGCTAACCAGTGcacttataatatattttaag cCACAGTACAAGATAGCAGATTCAATCTGTACCTTCATATTTTCCATTTTTGTTCTGGCCACTACCTTCACAGTGTTAAGAGATGTTTTAATTGTCTTAATGGAAG GTACTCCACGAGGTATTAATTATAGCGCTGTGAAACAGAACATTTTAGCAGTAGACGGAGTTAAATCGGTCCATAGCCTTCACCTTTGGGCTTTGACAATGAACCAAATCATCCTTTCAGTTCATGTTGCTACAG aAAATCTAAATGATTCCAAAAGAATTCTGAAGGAAGTTACCCAGAGTGTTTTTGACAGCTTTCCCTTTCACTCCGTTACCATTCAGATCGAATCTGTAGATGAGCAGGTCCCTGATTGTATGTTCTGCTACGAGCCAACAGGATGA